The following are from one region of the Aquirufa lenticrescens genome:
- a CDS encoding sensor histidine kinase encodes MLRERMYWAFQCGGWIAWILNEAVLYTNQYGWHWAWLYASMANISLAILLTHQYKRIAKHFAWQDLPLFSMLRNHFIALCVMASCLVALNLPIDQYLLGENFEVQISPFIITQYLFNFMKPLAIWMLIYFFFQYSKKQLVMERENNQLERAIQETEGKVLRAQMNPHFVFNALNSIRALITEDPSKAKKGINQLSKLLRSSLLTERKKTISIAEELDTIIDYLNLEKIRYEERLTWKVEVAKEINQAQIPPMLLQTLVENAIKHGIAHSSKEGLIEIKGEVIGDQIQLQVINPGHLKSRGESTGIGLINSQNRLTLLFGETAHIDLKPLDKNRILASVTIPYLAETIA; translated from the coding sequence ATGTTACGAGAACGTATGTATTGGGCATTTCAATGCGGCGGCTGGATCGCTTGGATTCTCAATGAGGCGGTATTGTACACGAACCAATATGGCTGGCATTGGGCCTGGTTATATGCGTCCATGGCCAACATCTCGTTAGCCATTTTACTCACCCACCAATACAAACGTATCGCGAAGCATTTTGCCTGGCAAGATTTGCCTCTTTTTTCGATGTTGCGCAACCACTTCATCGCCCTGTGTGTGATGGCCAGCTGCTTGGTCGCGTTGAATTTGCCCATCGATCAATACTTATTAGGGGAGAATTTTGAAGTCCAAATTAGCCCTTTCATCATCACCCAATACCTCTTCAATTTTATGAAGCCGCTGGCGATTTGGATGTTGATCTATTTCTTCTTCCAATATTCGAAAAAACAGCTCGTGATGGAGCGGGAAAATAATCAACTAGAACGCGCGATTCAGGAAACAGAGGGCAAGGTCTTGCGCGCTCAGATGAACCCCCATTTCGTTTTCAACGCCCTCAATAGCATTCGCGCATTAATCACAGAGGACCCGTCGAAGGCCAAAAAGGGGATCAACCAGCTCTCCAAACTACTCCGCAGCTCCCTGCTCACTGAGCGCAAAAAGACAATCTCTATCGCAGAGGAATTGGACACAATTATCGACTACTTGAACCTCGAAAAGATCCGCTATGAAGAGCGCCTGACCTGGAAAGTGGAGGTAGCGAAGGAAATAAATCAAGCCCAAATCCCTCCCATGTTGTTGCAGACCTTGGTAGAAAATGCCATCAAGCATGGGATTGCCCATTCTTCGAAGGAAGGCTTGATCGAAATCAAGGGTGAGGTTATCGGTGATCAAATCCAATTACAGGTCATCAATCCAGGGCATTTAAAAAGCCGTGGGGAATCCACCGGCATCGGCTTGATCAATTCCCAAAATCGACTCACCTTATTGTTTGGGGAGACCGCTCATATTGACTTAAAACCTTTGGACAAAAATCGCATACTTGCTTCCGTCACGATTCCGTACCTTGCTGAAACAATAGCCTAA
- a CDS encoding response regulator transcription factor: protein MATASPAYKILLVDDDADILELLEYNLLKENFLLAKATNGKEAIAAAKSFQPHLIIMDVMMPEMDGIEAARQIKSNPEFKNTLILFLTARGEEYTEIAAFESGATDYVVKPIKLRALISRINALLTREVAVPESKNDVISIGDLVIDRVQYAATFQGRALILPKKEFELLSFLAKNPNKVFNRDELLEKVWGSDVFVVERTVDVHIRKLREKIPEYYIKTLKGVGYLFSIDKA from the coding sequence ATGGCAACAGCTTCACCCGCATACAAAATTCTACTCGTAGATGATGATGCAGACATTTTGGAGTTATTGGAATACAATTTACTAAAAGAAAACTTTCTTTTAGCAAAAGCCACGAATGGAAAAGAGGCCATCGCTGCCGCTAAATCTTTCCAACCCCATTTGATTATCATGGATGTGATGATGCCAGAAATGGATGGTATAGAGGCAGCCCGCCAAATCAAATCAAATCCCGAATTCAAAAATACACTCATCCTATTCCTAACGGCGCGCGGAGAAGAGTATACTGAAATAGCCGCTTTTGAAAGCGGAGCCACGGATTATGTGGTAAAACCCATCAAATTACGTGCCTTAATCAGCCGTATTAATGCCTTGTTAACACGCGAAGTAGCGGTTCCAGAATCAAAAAATGATGTGATTTCCATTGGAGATCTTGTTATCGATCGCGTGCAATATGCTGCGACATTCCAGGGTCGTGCGTTAATTTTGCCCAAGAAAGAATTTGAATTACTTTCCTTCTTAGCGAAAAACCCGAACAAGGTTTTCAATCGCGATGAGTTATTGGAGAAGGTTTGGGGATCAGATGTATTCGTTGTGGAACGCACCGTGGATGTACATATCCGTAAATTGCGAGAGAAAATCCCGGAATATTACATCAAAACATTGAAGGGTGTGGGCTATTTATTTTCAATCGACAAAGCCTAA
- a CDS encoding M3 family oligoendopeptidase: MKQRTFLPADFQLSTWESVLPYFEQLSATEISSIADLRDFCANRSELESYLSENFAWRYIKMSCDNQNETLQTSYAQFVNEIMPNASVFDDAWNKKVIESPFVNELTETGFPVMLRGMKKAIEIFREENIPLFTELQNLETNYGALTGALMVTIKGEEKTLQQAGALLESTDRAEREEVYQTMVQKRLSIKNELNDLYTSLIEKRHQLALNAGFENYRDYAFASLGRFDYGPAECFEFHDAVAETVVPLLNEAAAKRKEEMGLDALKPFDKAVDPLGRGPLKPFETGEELLTKTIGVFDEMDPFLGNCLKEMVTLDRFDLDSRKGKNPGGYNYPLEETGYPFIFMNAAGTVRDVVTLLHEGGHAVHSILTKDLALNSFRNFPSEVAELASMSMELMTMDLWGHYFTNPEEAKRAKIKHLEDILETLPWVATIDAFQHWVYENPAHTVAQREEKWNEIVSKFSDTVTDWTGLAEVRSNIWQKQLHLFEVPFYYIEYAIAQLGALAVWRNYCQNPKKALEQYIAALSLGYTQPMKTIYATAGIEFNFSKPYIQELMNFLADQIKKIEES; the protein is encoded by the coding sequence ATGAAACAGAGAACATTTTTACCGGCAGATTTTCAGTTAAGTACGTGGGAATCGGTATTGCCTTATTTTGAGCAATTGAGTGCGACGGAAATCTCCAGCATTGCTGATTTACGGGATTTTTGTGCGAACCGCTCTGAATTAGAATCCTACTTATCGGAAAATTTCGCTTGGCGATACATCAAAATGTCTTGCGATAACCAAAACGAGACGTTGCAAACGAGCTACGCGCAGTTTGTGAACGAAATTATGCCGAATGCCTCTGTTTTCGACGATGCGTGGAACAAGAAAGTAATCGAAAGTCCGTTCGTGAACGAACTAACGGAAACGGGATTCCCCGTGATGTTGCGCGGCATGAAAAAGGCGATCGAAATCTTCCGCGAGGAAAATATTCCCTTGTTCACAGAATTACAGAATTTAGAAACCAATTATGGGGCCTTAACTGGAGCCTTGATGGTGACGATTAAAGGCGAAGAAAAAACCTTGCAACAAGCGGGGGCATTGTTGGAATCTACAGATCGCGCAGAACGCGAAGAAGTGTACCAAACGATGGTTCAAAAACGTTTGTCGATCAAAAATGAGTTAAATGATTTGTATACTTCGCTTATTGAGAAACGTCATCAATTGGCTTTGAATGCGGGTTTTGAAAACTACCGCGACTATGCTTTTGCCAGCTTAGGTCGTTTTGATTACGGTCCAGCGGAATGTTTTGAATTCCACGACGCGGTAGCCGAAACAGTTGTCCCTTTATTAAATGAAGCGGCGGCGAAGCGCAAGGAGGAGATGGGGCTGGATGCATTGAAACCTTTTGATAAGGCGGTAGATCCATTAGGTCGCGGACCTTTGAAACCATTCGAGACAGGAGAAGAATTATTAACCAAAACGATCGGTGTTTTCGACGAGATGGATCCGTTCTTAGGTAACTGCCTAAAAGAAATGGTGACATTGGATCGTTTCGATTTAGACTCACGCAAAGGGAAGAATCCTGGCGGCTATAACTATCCCTTAGAGGAGACGGGCTACCCGTTCATCTTTATGAACGCGGCGGGCACGGTGCGTGATGTGGTGACTTTATTGCACGAAGGCGGGCATGCGGTGCACAGTATTTTGACCAAAGACCTAGCCCTAAATTCCTTCCGTAATTTCCCATCTGAAGTGGCTGAGCTGGCTTCGATGAGTATGGAATTGATGACGATGGACCTTTGGGGACATTATTTTACGAATCCCGAAGAGGCGAAACGTGCCAAAATCAAGCACCTTGAAGACATCTTAGAAACACTTCCATGGGTGGCGACGATTGATGCTTTCCAGCATTGGGTATACGAAAACCCGGCACATACGGTCGCACAACGCGAGGAGAAGTGGAACGAAATCGTTTCAAAATTCTCCGATACGGTGACGGATTGGACAGGATTAGCGGAGGTGCGGTCGAATATTTGGCAAAAACAATTGCACCTGTTCGAAGTGCCTTTCTATTACATTGAGTATGCGATTGCGCAATTAGGGGCGCTGGCGGTTTGGCGAAATTATTGCCAAAATCCGAAAAAAGCCCTCGAGCAATACATCGCGGCGCTTTCACTGGGATATACGCAACCGATGAAAACAATTTATGCCACAGCCGGCATCGAATTCAATTTCAGCAAGCCCTATATCCAGGAATTAATGAACTTTTTAGCGGATCAAATTAAAAAAATTGAGGAAAGTTAG
- a CDS encoding glycoside hydrolase family 10 protein produces the protein MMRLIFLLFFSLLFSGLQAQGPKRELRGVWVATVQNIDWPSPRNYDGAKQKTEFIDLLNSHQKTGINALFVQIRTASDALYAKSAEPWTTYLSGKQGQAPSPYYDPLEFMIDQTHARGMEFHAWLNLNRASMSSRSLLSSEHVARKHPEWLLTYNGQLLFDFGIPAARHYIAGLVRNIILNYDVDGIHFDDYFYPYPDPKSTLNDEDTYLKYRLAGESKADWRRRNTSALIQEISETIRKTNPKIKFGISPFGIWRHKTADPVNGSPTVKGLQSYDDLYADTDHWLKQGWLDYIAPQLYWDTAHRVAPFKPLADWWNAHSYGRPVYFGMASYHLGDVWSNKEMKKQVEISRSMPQGQGLIFYSSTSLTKNMKAFRDTLRSNYFAHTALLPTTPWLDSIAPHAPTQVFLANKKLKWQAGEESDDKDPVAYYVVYRIPKQDKKYLEDPRNIVYKGKATELILEQDDLKPGYGFTVTAFDRLHNESRPSAVAWIKPVSSD, from the coding sequence ATGATGCGCCTAATTTTCCTCCTATTTTTTAGTCTTCTTTTCAGCGGCCTGCAAGCTCAGGGACCTAAACGTGAGTTAAGGGGAGTTTGGGTGGCAACCGTCCAAAACATCGACTGGCCCAGCCCGCGCAATTACGACGGAGCTAAGCAAAAAACCGAATTTATCGATCTTTTGAATTCTCACCAGAAAACGGGAATCAACGCACTTTTTGTGCAAATAAGAACAGCTTCCGACGCACTCTACGCGAAAAGCGCCGAACCTTGGACGACATACCTTTCTGGCAAACAGGGACAGGCGCCTAGTCCCTATTATGATCCTTTGGAGTTTATGATCGATCAAACTCATGCCAGGGGAATGGAATTTCACGCGTGGTTGAACTTGAATCGCGCCTCCATGTCATCGCGTTCCCTTTTGAGTTCAGAACACGTGGCCAGAAAGCATCCGGAATGGTTGCTGACCTACAATGGGCAATTATTGTTTGATTTTGGGATTCCGGCGGCGCGCCATTATATCGCCGGATTGGTACGAAATATAATTTTGAATTACGACGTGGATGGGATTCACTTTGACGATTACTTCTATCCCTATCCGGACCCTAAATCTACCTTGAATGATGAAGATACCTACCTCAAGTACCGGCTTGCAGGGGAATCGAAGGCAGACTGGAGACGTCGCAATACCAGCGCACTTATTCAGGAAATCTCGGAGACGATTCGCAAAACCAATCCAAAGATCAAGTTTGGCATTAGCCCATTCGGGATTTGGCGACATAAAACAGCTGATCCGGTGAATGGATCGCCTACGGTGAAAGGCTTGCAATCGTATGACGACTTGTATGCGGATACAGATCATTGGTTGAAACAAGGCTGGTTAGACTATATCGCGCCGCAATTGTATTGGGACACGGCGCATCGGGTGGCGCCTTTTAAGCCTTTGGCGGATTGGTGGAATGCACATTCGTATGGAAGACCAGTGTATTTTGGGATGGCTTCGTATCATTTAGGGGATGTGTGGTCTAACAAGGAGATGAAAAAGCAGGTGGAGATTAGCCGCAGTATGCCTCAAGGTCAAGGGCTTATTTTTTACAGTTCGACCTCTTTGACAAAAAATATGAAGGCCTTTCGAGACACATTACGCTCGAATTATTTTGCCCATACGGCTTTACTGCCTACTACGCCCTGGCTCGATAGTATTGCCCCGCATGCGCCTACTCAGGTGTTTTTAGCCAATAAAAAACTAAAGTGGCAAGCCGGCGAGGAATCAGATGATAAAGATCCGGTGGCCTATTATGTGGTCTACCGAATCCCTAAACAAGATAAAAAATACCTGGAGGACCCACGCAATATCGTGTACAAAGGGAAGGCAACTGAATTAATTTTGGAACAAGATGACCTTAAACCGGGTTATGGATTTACGGTAACGGCCTTCGATCGACTGCACAATGAGAGTCGCCCAAGTGCCGTAGCCTGGATTAAACCCGTTAGCAGCGATTAA
- a CDS encoding protein-disulfide reductase DsbD family protein, with product MKLKFIAFLLFAFLAIPALAQKITPAKWSWSIKPANPKVGEQAEVIFKVAIEKDWYLYSSDFDKDLGPTVTTVTFKPGAGYQTVGELKAINPHAKNDTEIWNGTYTYFTGQAEFRQKIKITASDYTIEGSYDSQSCSNVSGLCVPIKGPFSLKGKAEKVVSADTAAAPVIEPETVDSVVTKPAVVATPTEAPEDDSLFAFFWIALGAGFLALLTPCVYPLIPMTVSFFTKQKGGKGLAFLYGGFIVLIYVFFGTLLAFFAGASFANFLSTHWIPNMIFFTIFILFGISFLGAFEIVLPSNLVNTVDAKSDKGGFIGVFFMAFTLVLVSFSCTGPLAGSILIAASQGAFLKPIIGMLGFSLAFAIPFTLFAIFPGFMQKLPKSGNWMNEVKVVLGFLEIALAFKFLSVADQVYHWHLLDREIFLAIWIAIFTALTLYLFGKISLPHDGPSKNLSVPRTLFATAVLAFVIYLVPGMFGAPLKGLSGWLPPMNSQDFKGSQAAEPTAQKSDVLYSDFLELPLGLDGYFDFEQAKAAALKANKPLFIDFTGHGCVNCRKMEEYVWSDPSVLQRLKNDYVVVALYCDDKTELPADKWYTSKVDGQEKKTLGDQNLDFQISRFNSNAQPHYVLLDPRKDDKPMVQPVAFDANVFHFVSFLDEGKSIYQSAK from the coding sequence ATGAAATTAAAATTTATCGCCTTTCTTTTGTTCGCTTTCTTGGCTATTCCAGCCCTTGCTCAGAAGATTACCCCCGCTAAATGGTCTTGGTCCATCAAGCCCGCAAACCCGAAAGTGGGGGAGCAGGCAGAAGTTATTTTTAAGGTCGCGATTGAAAAGGATTGGTATTTGTATTCCTCCGATTTTGACAAAGATCTAGGCCCCACAGTAACGACCGTTACCTTTAAGCCAGGTGCTGGTTACCAAACAGTGGGTGAATTGAAAGCCATCAATCCGCATGCGAAAAACGATACGGAGATTTGGAATGGAACGTATACGTATTTCACCGGCCAAGCCGAATTCCGCCAAAAAATCAAAATCACCGCCTCGGATTATACAATCGAGGGTTCCTACGATTCACAATCTTGCTCGAATGTTTCCGGACTTTGCGTTCCTATCAAAGGTCCATTTAGTCTGAAAGGAAAGGCTGAGAAGGTAGTTTCGGCTGACACGGCTGCTGCTCCCGTTATTGAGCCGGAGACTGTGGATTCAGTAGTGACAAAACCTGCAGTAGTGGCCACGCCTACAGAAGCTCCAGAAGACGACTCTCTTTTCGCCTTCTTCTGGATTGCCCTAGGCGCCGGATTCTTGGCCCTATTAACTCCTTGCGTTTATCCTTTAATCCCGATGACCGTAAGTTTCTTCACGAAGCAAAAGGGCGGTAAAGGATTAGCCTTTTTATATGGAGGATTTATCGTGTTGATTTACGTGTTTTTCGGAACGCTTTTAGCCTTCTTCGCGGGTGCAAGTTTTGCGAACTTCCTGAGCACGCATTGGATCCCGAATATGATCTTCTTTACCATATTTATCTTATTCGGTATTTCGTTCTTAGGTGCGTTTGAAATTGTATTGCCATCGAATCTAGTGAACACCGTAGATGCGAAGTCGGATAAAGGCGGATTCATCGGCGTGTTCTTTATGGCTTTCACCTTAGTATTAGTGTCCTTTTCTTGTACAGGGCCTCTTGCTGGATCGATCTTGATTGCAGCCTCTCAAGGCGCTTTCTTAAAACCGATTATCGGGATGTTAGGATTTTCATTAGCTTTCGCCATTCCGTTTACGCTCTTCGCCATATTCCCAGGATTCATGCAGAAATTGCCGAAGTCTGGCAATTGGATGAACGAGGTGAAAGTGGTGTTAGGCTTCTTAGAAATCGCGCTTGCGTTTAAATTCTTAAGCGTAGCAGATCAGGTATACCACTGGCATCTGTTGGATCGGGAGATCTTCTTAGCGATTTGGATTGCGATCTTTACGGCCTTGACCTTGTATTTATTTGGCAAGATTTCCTTGCCACATGATGGCCCATCGAAGAATTTGTCGGTTCCACGTACTTTGTTTGCGACGGCGGTATTAGCCTTTGTCATTTACTTGGTTCCGGGGATGTTTGGAGCGCCGTTAAAAGGGCTTTCGGGCTGGTTGCCACCGATGAATTCACAAGATTTTAAGGGTTCGCAAGCAGCGGAACCTACCGCACAAAAAAGCGACGTTTTATACAGTGATTTCTTAGAATTGCCTTTAGGCCTGGATGGTTATTTTGATTTCGAGCAGGCGAAAGCGGCTGCGTTGAAAGCAAACAAACCCTTGTTTATTGACTTCACGGGACATGGTTGTGTGAATTGCCGGAAGATGGAGGAATACGTTTGGTCGGATCCTTCCGTTTTACAGCGACTAAAAAACGATTATGTGGTGGTGGCTTTGTATTGCGATGACAAGACTGAATTGCCGGCAGACAAGTGGTATACGTCTAAAGTGGATGGACAGGAGAAGAAGACTTTAGGAGACCAAAACCTCGACTTCCAAATCTCCCGCTTCAACTCAAACGCGCAACCGCATTATGTTTTGCTAGACCCACGCAAAGACGATAAGCCAATGGTTCAGCCAGTAGCTTTCGATGCGAATGTTTTTCACTTTGTTAGCTTCTTAGACGAAGGTAAATCCATCTATCAATCTGCGAAATAA
- a CDS encoding ferredoxin--NADP reductase, translating into MHLKIKEITEETIDTKTIHFWQPIHDALHYLSGQFLTVIPEIEGKKVRRSYSLSSSSKTDMSPAITVKRIEGGLVSNFLCDTLKEGDSLEVLEPMGNFTLEAEASASKNYVFVGAGSGITPLLSMIKTILHGEPLSKIHLIYGSRHEDQIIFKKVLDTLESLHANRFKVLHVISQPAANWPGLKGRINQASIVYYLKQELGLDIASAHYYLCGPQGMMSEVQSSLAMFDVPAGQIHQESFGVVASEEMEQAEEDGSLQTQEVTLIYEGKEHKITVQPSETILEAALEADLDIPYSCQAGMCTACMGLCQSGKVGMDEEDGLTPGEIAKGYILTCVAHPLSAGVVIDLD; encoded by the coding sequence ATGCATTTAAAAATTAAAGAAATTACGGAAGAGACGATCGATACGAAGACGATCCATTTTTGGCAACCCATTCATGATGCCTTGCATTATCTATCGGGTCAGTTTTTAACCGTCATCCCCGAAATCGAGGGCAAAAAAGTCCGCAGAAGTTATAGTTTATCCTCTTCCTCGAAGACCGATATGTCACCTGCCATCACGGTAAAACGCATCGAAGGAGGCTTAGTATCGAACTTTCTATGCGACACTTTGAAAGAGGGCGATAGCCTAGAGGTATTGGAGCCGATGGGGAATTTTACCCTGGAAGCGGAGGCCTCTGCTTCGAAAAATTATGTCTTCGTGGGCGCCGGGTCAGGAATCACGCCCTTATTGTCGATGATCAAAACGATTCTGCACGGCGAACCTTTGTCTAAAATCCATTTGATTTACGGTTCTCGTCATGAGGATCAAATTATCTTCAAAAAGGTCTTGGATACATTGGAATCCTTGCACGCCAATCGCTTTAAAGTATTGCACGTCATCTCTCAACCGGCAGCCAATTGGCCGGGATTGAAAGGTAGAATTAACCAGGCTTCTATTGTCTATTACTTGAAGCAGGAATTAGGCTTGGACATCGCGTCTGCGCATTATTATCTTTGCGGACCGCAAGGAATGATGTCGGAGGTACAATCATCTTTAGCCATGTTTGATGTGCCAGCGGGTCAGATTCACCAGGAATCTTTTGGGGTGGTGGCTAGTGAGGAGATGGAACAGGCCGAAGAGGATGGCTCATTGCAAACGCAAGAAGTGACCTTGATTTACGAAGGAAAAGAACATAAAATTACGGTTCAACCGAGCGAAACCATTCTAGAGGCGGCGTTGGAGGCTGACTTAGACATCCCCTATTCTTGCCAAGCAGGCATGTGTACGGCTTGTATGGGTCTATGCCAAAGCGGGAAAGTGGGCATGGACGAGGAAGACGGCTTAACCCCAGGCGAGATCGCGAAGGGCTATATTTTAACTTGCGTGGCGCATCCATTAAGCGCTGGCGTGGTGATTGACTTAGATTAA
- a CDS encoding AI-2E family transporter, with product MSNNTAYSSRLSSALLSMALIIAAAYVLQDLLILLSFALVLSLLLLPASKFMEAKGFPRALAIFIAILLTFALISSLLFVAGMQIMEFSSELPLFAKKAEKWISSLQSFISANFNISRRKQMLELSNELMSLMKNSGVIISTTFSTALHAITALILVPVFTFFFLFYRDFFESFLQKVFPKTEGQVLTKVMEKTGSVVQGYLVGLLVVMLIVGVLNSVGFWWIGVEYPVFFGFLTGILLLIPYIGIWMGALLPILLSLVTLSPSHALAVVAWVAAAQFIEANFITPLVVGSKVSMNPMVAMLALLCGELLWGIPGLILALPLTAVMKVIFDSIPNLEPYGFLLGEAPARTTKSTKETKAP from the coding sequence ATGTCAAATAACACCGCTTACTCGTCCCGTTTATCTAGCGCCCTCTTGTCGATGGCCTTGATTATTGCGGCGGCCTACGTATTACAGGACCTCTTGATTTTGCTTTCTTTTGCTCTGGTCTTGTCCCTCTTACTTCTGCCTGCGAGTAAATTTATGGAGGCCAAAGGTTTTCCCCGGGCCCTCGCCATCTTCATCGCCATTTTATTGACTTTTGCACTGATCTCTTCCTTACTTTTCGTGGCCGGAATGCAAATTATGGAATTCTCTTCTGAGCTTCCCCTCTTTGCGAAAAAGGCTGAAAAGTGGATTTCCAGTTTGCAGTCCTTTATTTCTGCGAATTTCAATATCTCGCGCCGGAAGCAAATGTTAGAGCTGAGTAATGAGCTCATGTCCTTGATGAAGAATTCAGGGGTCATTATCAGTACGACGTTTTCGACGGCCTTGCACGCTATTACGGCCTTGATTTTAGTTCCCGTCTTTACTTTTTTCTTCTTGTTCTACCGTGATTTTTTCGAAAGCTTTTTGCAGAAAGTTTTCCCTAAAACGGAGGGGCAGGTTCTGACGAAAGTGATGGAAAAAACAGGCTCGGTGGTCCAAGGGTATTTAGTGGGATTACTCGTGGTGATGCTGATTGTAGGCGTGCTGAATTCGGTCGGATTTTGGTGGATTGGGGTAGAATATCCTGTGTTTTTCGGATTCTTAACAGGAATACTTTTATTGATTCCATACATCGGCATTTGGATGGGTGCTTTGTTGCCCATTTTATTGAGTCTAGTGACTTTGAGTCCATCGCATGCGTTAGCCGTGGTGGCATGGGTAGCAGCTGCTCAGTTTATTGAAGCGAATTTCATAACGCCACTCGTGGTGGGATCGAAAGTAAGTATGAACCCGATGGTCGCGATGCTCGCTTTGTTATGCGGCGAATTGCTGTGGGGAATTCCAGGTTTAATTTTGGCCTTACCATTAACAGCTGTCATGAAAGTAATATTCGATTCGATTCCTAATTTAGAACCTTACGGTTTCTTATTAGGAGAAGCACCAGCGCGAACTACTAAAAGTACTAAAGAGACAAAAGCTCCTTAA
- a CDS encoding histidine phosphatase family protein, which produces MQARPDLVKDIYLIRHGETEYNRKGVVQGSGIDADLNELGQKQAEAFFAHYQDLPIDKIYTSALRRTHQSVKGFIDKGLPWEQHEGLNEISWGNKEGKSPNTEDDLYYKNLTKTWREGNVHVQSEEGESPVEVLERQKPVVDLLLSRPEEKAILIAMHGRAMRVLLTHLFNAPLHHMDHYAHQNLCLYHLQYDYAAQEFRLVKGNCVIHLAGLPESM; this is translated from the coding sequence ATGCAAGCTCGGCCTGATTTAGTGAAAGATATTTACCTGATTCGCCACGGCGAAACGGAATACAATCGCAAGGGGGTCGTGCAGGGAAGTGGGATTGATGCGGATTTAAATGAATTAGGCCAAAAGCAGGCTGAGGCATTTTTTGCGCATTACCAAGATCTTCCCATCGACAAAATCTACACTTCGGCACTTCGCAGAACCCATCAATCGGTGAAAGGATTCATCGATAAAGGACTTCCATGGGAACAACATGAAGGTTTAAACGAAATTTCTTGGGGCAATAAAGAAGGGAAATCACCCAATACGGAGGACGATTTATACTACAAAAACTTAACGAAGACTTGGCGTGAGGGAAATGTTCACGTGCAATCCGAGGAAGGCGAAAGTCCAGTAGAAGTTTTAGAACGCCAAAAACCGGTGGTCGATCTGCTACTTTCTAGACCTGAAGAAAAGGCTATTTTAATCGCGATGCACGGTCGTGCGATGCGAGTGCTTTTGACGCATTTATTTAATGCGCCGCTCCACCATATGGACCATTACGCACACCAAAACCTGTGCCTTTATCACTTGCAATACGATTATGCCGCACAGGAATTCAGGCTAGTGAAAGGTAATTGCGTTATTCATTTAGCTGGCTTACCAGAATCCATGTAA
- a CDS encoding LytR/AlgR family response regulator transcription factor — protein MRAIIVDDERLARNELKRLLENFPSIEVVGEAANTEEASQLIEELQPDVAFLDIQMPGKTGFEWLEEWDGFLPEIIFTTAFDEYALKAFEVNALDYVLKPIELARLSESIQKLESRFQRPASTEKSVTANHVLGGNDQIFVKDGEKCWFVRLDRVRLCESMGNYVRLFFDDQKPLVLKSLNSLEERLDPKLFFRCNRKHIVNLNFIEKIEPWFSGGLQVTLKGDKAEKIEISRRQSIRFKELLSL, from the coding sequence ATGAGAGCCATCATTGTCGACGACGAACGCCTTGCCAGAAATGAACTGAAACGTTTATTAGAAAATTTCCCATCCATCGAGGTGGTCGGTGAAGCAGCGAATACGGAAGAGGCTAGTCAACTCATCGAAGAATTACAACCCGATGTGGCCTTTTTAGACATCCAAATGCCTGGCAAAACGGGTTTTGAATGGTTAGAGGAATGGGATGGTTTTCTGCCGGAAATTATCTTCACGACAGCTTTTGATGAGTATGCGCTGAAGGCATTTGAGGTGAACGCTTTGGACTATGTGTTAAAGCCGATTGAATTAGCGCGTTTAAGTGAGAGTATTCAGAAATTAGAATCCCGTTTTCAACGTCCAGCTTCCACGGAAAAATCGGTTACAGCCAATCACGTGTTAGGAGGCAACGACCAGATATTCGTGAAAGACGGGGAGAAATGCTGGTTCGTGCGCTTGGATCGCGTACGCTTGTGTGAATCGATGGGGAATTATGTGCGCTTGTTTTTTGACGACCAAAAACCTCTCGTCTTAAAATCCCTCAATTCCTTAGAGGAACGCTTAGATCCGAAATTATTCTTCCGTTGCAACCGCAAACACATCGTCAACCTGAACTTCATTGAGAAGATTGAACCTTGGTTTTCCGGTGGACTACAAGTAACCTTAAAGGGAGATAAGGCAGAGAAAATCGAAATTTCTCGCCGTCAATCGATTCGGTTTAAGGAGCTTTTGTCTCTTTAG